The Pseudomonadota bacterium genomic sequence CCTCTTCCACCACAAGCGCCACCCCACCGAGATGGGCGAGGAGGAAGTCGTCGCTTTCCTCACAGACCTGGCCGTCAACCATCACGTAGCCCCCGCCACCCAGAATCAGGCCCTCAATGCCCTCGCGTTCATGTACCGGGAAGTCCTGGAGCGGCCCTTAGGCGACGACATGGTGATGTTCGTCCGCGCCAAGACCCACAAAAAGGTCCCAGTGGTGCTAAGCGCCGACGAGATCGCCCGCTTCCTGAACCAGCTCGACGGCACGCGCTGGCTGATGGCAGCGTTGATGTACGGCAGTGGCCTGCGCCTGATGGAGGTGCTGCGCCTACGGGTCAAAGACCTCGATTTCGACAACCTCGCGGTGATCGTGCGCAGCGGCAAGGGTGCCAAGGATCGGGTGGTGACGTTGCCGAAGGAGCTCGTGCAGCCCCTGCGTGCCCATCTCCTCGAGCGTCGGGAGCTGTTCCAGGCGGATATCGAGGCGAAGGTGGCGGGAGTCGAGCTGCCCCACGCGCTCTCTCGCAAGTACCCGCGGGCGGCGATGCAGTTTGCCTGGCAGTACGTGTTTCCGTCGGGTGTCCTGTCCACCTGTCCGCGCACCGGGGCGGTACGCCGGCACCACGTGTCGGAGTCGACGGTGCAGCGGGTGGTGCGGGAGGCCATCGCCGCGGCGGGCATCGACAAGGCGGCCTCCTGCCACACCCTGCGCCACTCCTTTGCTACCCACCTGCTCCAGCGCGGCGCAGACATCCGCACGGTGCAGGAGCAGCTGGGCCACCGCAGCGTGCGCACCACCCAGATCTACACCCACGTGGTGGATCGCGGAGCGAGCAACGTGAGATCGCCGCTCTCGGACCTGGCGGCGGCTGAACGACCGTTTCCGGTGCCGATGCCCTACACGCCGCCCCGGCCTGACCCGGCGTCAGTACCGGCGGGTCCGGCGGCACCCGAGGCGAAGGAGGACGCGGCGGCGTCCCCTACCCTCCTGCGACGCCTGCTGGGTCAGCTGGACGAACTGCTCAAGCGCCGCTCGGGCGACTGACGCCCCCGACCACTCACCAACGACTCAACACTCGATGACATTCACCGCGAGCCCGCCGAGGGACGTCTCCTTGTACCGATGCGACATGTCTTCACCGGTCTGCCGCATCGTAGCGATCACCTGATCGAGCGATACCTTCTGCACGCCATCGCCGTGCATGGCCATGCGCGTGGCGTTGATGGCCTTCACGGCGCCCATGGCGTTGCGCTCGATGCACGGGATCTGCACGAGGCCGGCGATGGGGTCGCAGGTGAGCCCTAGGTTGTGTTCCATGCCGATCTCGGCGGCGTTCTCGATGTGCGTGTTGGAGCCGCCCTTGGCGGCGACGAGGCCGGCGGCGGCCATGGAGCAGGCGACGCCGACCTCGCCCTGGCAGCCCATCTCGGCACCGGAGATGGAGGCGTTCATCTTGTAGAGCATGCCGATGGTGCCGGCGACGAGGAGGAATCGGCGCACGCCTTCGATGTCGGCGCCGTCGACGAACTCCCAGTAGTAGTGCAGCACGGCGGGCACGATGCCGGCGGCGCCGTTGGTGGGAGATGTCACCACCTTGCCGCCGGCGGCGTTCTCCTCGTTCACGGCCATGGCGAACACGTTCACCCAATCGGACTTGTCGGCATCACCCTCGCGCAGGCGCTTGGCGAGCTTGGCGGCGCGGCGGCGCACGGCGAGGGAGCCGGGGAGCACGTCCTCGCGTGACATGCCTCGCTGCACGCAGTCCTGCATCACCTGCCAGATGTGGTCGAGGCCGGCGTTGACCTCTGCCTCGGTGCGCCAAGCGGTTTCGTTCACCATGGCGAGCTGGTCGAGGCGCAGGTCGTCGGCGGCGGCGAGGTCGAGGAGGTCCTGGGCACTGCGGAAGGGGTACTTGATTCGCACGGCGTGGCCGACCACCTGCTCGAGGGAGGCATGGCCGCGGGTGATGAAGCCGCCGCCGATGGAGTAGTACTCCTCGCTGCGCAGCGTCTCGTCGGCGTCGTTGAGGGCGATGAAGCGCATGCCGTTGGGGTGGCGCGGCAGCTGCTCGCCGCCGATGAAGACGAGGTCGTTGGCCTCGACGAACTCGATCTCGCGCTCGCCGGCGAGGCGCAGCCGCTTCTCGCCGCGGATGCGGGCGAGCGTGGGTTCGATGGTCTCGGGGTCGATCGTGGCGGGGTCGGCGCCTTCGAGGCCGAGGAGCACGGCGCGATCGGTGCAGTGGCCGCGTCCGGTGAGGGCGAGGGAGCCGAAGAGCATCACCTCGGCGCGGTGCACGTCACCCAGGATGCCGTCAGCGGCGAGGCCGGTGGCGAACTCCCGAGCGGCGTTCATGGGGCCCATCGTGTGCGAACTGGACGGGCCGATGCCGATCTTGAAGATATCGAAAACGCTGATGCTCACGGGGTGAACTCTCCTGTCTGCCGATCCCGCTGGTCTGCTGATCTGCCACCCTACTCCGCATTCAGCGACAGCAGGCTCGCGTTGCCGCCGACGGCGGCGGTATTGATGGTCACCGTGTGCTCGTGGGCGAAGCGGTGCAGGTAGTGCGGGCCGCCGGCCTTGGGGCCGGTGCCGGAGAGGCCACGGCCGCCGAAGGGCTGCACGCCCACCACGGCGCCGACCATGTTGCGGTTCACGTACACGTTACCGGCGCGCACGCGGCTGGCGACGTACTCGCCCATGCCGTCGATGCGCGAATGCACCCCGAGCGTGAGGCCGTAGCCGGTACCGTTGAGCGCATCCAGCACGTTGTCGAGCTTACTGGACTCGTAGGTGAGCACGTGGAGCACGGGGCCGAACACCTCGCGCTCGAGCTCGCTGATGCTCTCGATCTGCAGCGTGGCGGGGCCGACGTAGTGGCCGTGCTCGACGGCGGCGCCGGGGCGGCGGCGGAAGAGCACGCGCCGGGCGGCGGCGAAGCGATCGATGTGCCCGCACAACATCTGCTGGGCGTTGCGGTCGATGGCGGGGCCGACGTCGGTGGAGAGCAGGCCGGGATCGCCCATCACGAGTTCCTGCGTGTAGCCCTCGAGCAGCTCGAGCACCCGCGGCGCGATTTCCTTCTGCAGGGCGAGCACGCGCAGGGCGGAGCAGCGCTGACCGGCGCTGTTGAAGGCGCTTTGCACCACGTCCAACACCACCTGCTCGGGCAGCGCGGAGCTGTCGACGAGCATGCCGTTCTGCCCGCCGGTCTCGGCGATCAGCGAGGCGATGGGCGCATCGCGCGCGGCGAGGGCCCGGGAGATGCCCCAGGCCGTCTGCGTGGAACCGGTGAACGCGACACCGTCCACGCGAGGATCCTGCGTGAGTCGCGCGCCGACTACCCGCCCCTCGCCGGGCAGGAACGCGAGCACGGCGTGCGGCACGCCACACTCGTACATGAGCTCGGTCGCGCGTGCTGCGACCAGCGAGGTGGATTCCGCGGGCTTGGCGATCACGGCGTTGCCGGCGGCCAGCGCAGCGGCGACCTGGCCGGTGAAGATCGCGAGCGGGAAGTTCCACGGGCTGATGCAGACGAACACGCCCCGCCCGGTCAGGCGCAGCGTGTTCTTCTCGCCCGTGGGCCCGGGCAACACGGTAGGCGCGGAGAACTCGCGCCGCGCCTGGGCGGCGTAGAAGCGAAGGAAATCGATCGCCTCGCGCCACTCGGCGATGGCGTCGGGGATGGTCTTGCCGGCCTCGCGCACGCACAGGGCGAGGAGCTCGCCGCGGTGCTCGACGAAGGCGTCGGCGACGCGCTCGAGAATGGCAGCTCGCTCTTCGGCGGGCGTGCGGTCCCACTCGGGCTGGGCGCGATGGGCGACTTCCAGGGCGCGGTCGGCGGCGGCCTCGTCGGCGAAGTGCACTTGACCGATCACTCGCCGTGCGTCGCTGGGGTCGGTGGAGTCGACCTCGCGCGTGCCCACGGGCTGGCCGTCGACCAGGGCGGGCGCTTCCCGCGTGTCGCCGGCCATCGAGGCGCTCATCTCCTCGGCGAGGCGGCCGAGCGCCTCGGGGTCGTGGAGGTTGATGCCGGGCGCGTTGCGCCGATCGGGGAACATGGCCTCGGGCAGGTGGATCCGCGGGTGCGGGATCGTGCGCGCGGCCTCGATCACGTCCACGGGCTCGGCGATGATCTCATCCACCGGCGCCTGCTCGTCCACGATGCGGTTGACGAAGGACGTATTGGCGCCGTTCTCGAGCAGCCGTCGTACGAGGTAGGGCAAGAGATCCGCGTGGCTGCCGACGGGCGCGTACACGCGGCACGGCACGTTCAACTGATCCTCGCCGATCACCTCCTGGTAGAGCTCCTCGCCCATGCCGTGCAGGCGCTGGAACTCGTAGCCGTCGGTGGGCGCGCCGGGGCGTGACTTGGCGATGCAGTAGACGCTGGCGAGCGTGTGCGCGTTGTGCGTAGCGAACTGCGGGTAGAGGTGCGGGCTCTCGAGGAGCAGGCGCCGCGCGCAGGCGAGGTAGCTGACGTCCGTCGAGGCCTTGCGCGTGAACACGGGGTAGCCGTCGAGACCACGCTCCTGAGCGCGCTTGATCTCCGTATCCCAGTAGGCGCCCTTCACCAGGCGCACGGGGATCATCCGCCCCTGGGAAGCAGCGAGGGCTTCCAGCCAACCGACGCCCTTAAGCGCACGCTTCTGATAGGCCTGCAGGGCGAGGCCGAAGCCGTTCCATCCGTTCAAGGCTGGCTCGCGGAACACGCGCTCGAACACCTCGAGCTGCAGCTCCAGGCGCTCGGCCTCCTCCGCGTCGATACACAGGCCGATGCCGCCGTCGCGCGCTTGCTCGGCGAGGGACTGCACCCGCGGCGTGAGCTCGGCGAGCACGCGCTCGCGCTGGGCGAGTTCGAGGCGCGGATGCAAGGCGGAGAGCTTGACGGAAATGCTAGGTGCGGTGATCTCGCTCTGCCCCGCCTCCTTGGCGCGACTGATAGCCTCGATGGCGCCGGCGTAGGCATCGAAGTAGCGGCTGGCGTCCTCGGCGGTAAGCGCAGCCTCGCCGAGCATGTCGTAGGAGTAGCGATAGGC encodes the following:
- a CDS encoding integron integrase translates to MPDTKQPDKPPHPPHGPAGPPREHPNQTFTTPPKRSQSPFLNTIRETIRLRHYSLRTEDAYVLWCKRFILFHHKRHPTEMGEEEVVAFLTDLAVNHHVAPATQNQALNALAFMYREVLERPLGDDMVMFVRAKTHKKVPVVLSADEIARFLNQLDGTRWLMAALMYGSGLRLMEVLRLRVKDLDFDNLAVIVRSGKGAKDRVVTLPKELVQPLRAHLLERRELFQADIEAKVAGVELPHALSRKYPRAAMQFAWQYVFPSGVLSTCPRTGAVRRHHVSESTVQRVVREAIAAAGIDKAASCHTLRHSFATHLLQRGADIRTVQEQLGHRSVRTTQIYTHVVDRGASNVRSPLSDLAAAERPFPVPMPYTPPRPDPASVPAGPAAPEAKEDAAASPTLLRRLLGQLDELLKRRSGD
- a CDS encoding L-serine ammonia-lyase translates to MSISVFDIFKIGIGPSSSHTMGPMNAAREFATGLAADGILGDVHRAEVMLFGSLALTGRGHCTDRAVLLGLEGADPATIDPETIEPTLARIRGEKRLRLAGEREIEFVEANDLVFIGGEQLPRHPNGMRFIALNDADETLRSEEYYSIGGGFITRGHASLEQVVGHAVRIKYPFRSAQDLLDLAAADDLRLDQLAMVNETAWRTEAEVNAGLDHIWQVMQDCVQRGMSREDVLPGSLAVRRRAAKLAKRLREGDADKSDWVNVFAMAVNEENAAGGKVVTSPTNGAAGIVPAVLHYYWEFVDGADIEGVRRFLLVAGTIGMLYKMNASISGAEMGCQGEVGVACSMAAAGLVAAKGGSNTHIENAAEIGMEHNLGLTCDPIAGLVQIPCIERNAMGAVKAINATRMAMHGDGVQKVSLDQVIATMRQTGEDMSHRYKETSLGGLAVNVIEC
- the putA gene encoding bifunctional proline dehydrogenase/L-glutamate gamma-semialdehyde dehydrogenase PutA, with product MATRDPLTPTAPTPFVLGANARPWPSVHEALRGEYLADETESVRALIALARPDDGLRREIREIAMRLVEAVRRTRGSYGGIDAFLQEYDLSSQEGILLMCIAEALLRIPDADTADKLIAEKIGAGNWAEHLDGESSTFVNVSTWGLMFTGRLLGSDTDAVVREPRQLISRLAGRVGEPVVRQAMRQAMRIMGHEFVMGRTIGDALKRARSRDNAAYRYSYDMLGEAALTAEDASRYFDAYAGAIEAISRAKEAGQSEITAPSISVKLSALHPRLELAQRERVLAELTPRVQSLAEQARDGGIGLCIDAEEAERLELQLEVFERVFREPALNGWNGFGLALQAYQKRALKGVGWLEALAASQGRMIPVRLVKGAYWDTEIKRAQERGLDGYPVFTRKASTDVSYLACARRLLLESPHLYPQFATHNAHTLASVYCIAKSRPGAPTDGYEFQRLHGMGEELYQEVIGEDQLNVPCRVYAPVGSHADLLPYLVRRLLENGANTSFVNRIVDEQAPVDEIIAEPVDVIEAARTIPHPRIHLPEAMFPDRRNAPGINLHDPEALGRLAEEMSASMAGDTREAPALVDGQPVGTREVDSTDPSDARRVIGQVHFADEAAADRALEVAHRAQPEWDRTPAEERAAILERVADAFVEHRGELLALCVREAGKTIPDAIAEWREAIDFLRFYAAQARREFSAPTVLPGPTGEKNTLRLTGRGVFVCISPWNFPLAIFTGQVAAALAAGNAVIAKPAESTSLVAARATELMYECGVPHAVLAFLPGEGRVVGARLTQDPRVDGVAFTGSTQTAWGISRALAARDAPIASLIAETGGQNGMLVDSSALPEQVVLDVVQSAFNSAGQRCSALRVLALQKEIAPRVLELLEGYTQELVMGDPGLLSTDVGPAIDRNAQQMLCGHIDRFAAARRVLFRRRPGAAVEHGHYVGPATLQIESISELEREVFGPVLHVLTYESSKLDNVLDALNGTGYGLTLGVHSRIDGMGEYVASRVRAGNVYVNRNMVGAVVGVQPFGGRGLSGTGPKAGGPHYLHRFAHEHTVTINTAAVGGNASLLSLNAE